A genomic stretch from Hoplias malabaricus isolate fHopMal1 chromosome 4, fHopMal1.hap1, whole genome shotgun sequence includes:
- the golgb1 gene encoding golgin subfamily B member 1: MFSRLTQGVTSVLQELSGEERPGGDSQDGLVPEPLSDSVSFSDGAECPEDIMERLSQTEQLVVHLKELIRDKDNQLASAEKLLKDEKEQGEARFTKLKLQAKAKMAALNKQISELKGQEGLNTSQSSESSFSVSSVGEDELQQLKLKLNQEENLSQSLQEQLRISEHRLKEEQEHHAEQVRILQAVVKDKDVRFQEQIQKHEEELLNLSGQASNYTELHQALQASQRRTEELEESLRSRSEVLEMLQQELNSADQQKQILTTQFRQMELELAESRKLRDEERQQLISSEEQLKALRSSLETAEKEREQAIAAVETELGLRRSELEETREKLQTMGEEKEETDKKWKETEAEINKLRESLEASERHKEELTNKLEQELESRVSELHRFQEKLSLEEKEREEMTKGEREELSRLQTELSNLRERLDTGKEEQEAGLQAIQALEKLWKRFHILTGPDEEKESQLSIPTDPVQILSVLESRMEFLRAEQQERELHMSQITVTMKSLQEQLDRSTAERDVAVSRTQQLEQDLTKLQQQDTDNSPRDQMTELSVRDLDRADKAEGADDQNSGDTLHKEKILNLEQQLMEREQELSVLREKLIFAEQQSQKISEAGNADYGDSENTTDVPGMPDRVPDLEDTQEEETTLIAIETSGMSTSVLSLSPENESSREITGPQPESPEELKAASSDEMVTSSDSEVAHSSWTLLEAISQDGAQEWTPQVQNIDALQLSTQSWEETSEEQVTSTCSMVAVESSSVIIHETVQVQISQQEANLLRSDSGPGQAFAHILAEELQKKYSELLAELQQLKDTAFESQEKVHLLEEELKSLTAVKEEAEARAQKYERDLIEARAEFHQEAAQLNLETDQQNNVKQILEEQLECLQTKACSMDQMIEALQADLKEVQQKLTEKEGQAMTLGDQLDKRERAFSELEKNLFDMEAKVQEASQEVDIAKAAILEKTTVIEDLQKLVSQKEQEIMELSDTMTAKLLQETEEKFAISSEVKKLKEQMLELENTSDNQQKGKEEKIADESDELITLRKENENLATQIVTMKKDGDQVKRKLQAALVQRKEMLKKISEFEKAAEGGKQKRDIEENIIPHTEEREQELEQELQKLEALLQETREVLNSKEEALTILEQKTITQDQALAEAHVEIQRLMEAATMSQNEQDMWQVKEDDDKLRVQISSMESEIETLQRKLQEAVDSRKDTLRKAKEKDRHHREQLRQQKEEYSSLLERFKAEDEEKTELQKRLKDLESILESKEQADKEKLLNVEDEHKIALENQDKPVSGDWVQEDWVDFAAPETEFKQQRLTGEQLPQCTLEDHEAVINSLQEEIKAKQAAHVDLEIRFQETQGILSLKESEYLELNKELETLRAKERQIDALSEELNTLRERCHQAEAHAEMLKAEVEEAAAVAKRSLSEAESPVATLQSEIEEFKQFLQSKNDEIIDLSQQLSEQNTLLQRMQETVLEKDQLITSLQEGLRAEQEKSQKIESEIPQRQEEDKENSARLQQLQRKLQAALVSRKEALRENQALKDEQAAVEKMRLELQAKVENSETELRRLKAEKEKLIEEVDRALQENQSLGATCESLKLAMDSLLSEKDACQRQAKSVKEEADGARTQWEEKVQSMKDDYETLLKSYENVSDEAERVRKVLDAVKQERQEIATKARVHEAAKQEAERIAEESQKEVNEVKEKMRKFAKAKQQKILELEEENEKLREEVEKKVPKEMDTGLKQELIKTKSDLEALKITFEIVEAERSSLEQETKELKQQLAEEIDRKNSETMNMSSSEVIIKEEVAAQQSSSGLPMNHVDLPNDFTQTSNFEQGSEVSMMVMHKQEAMTDLTDSAHTEREERIKALEAALEIAETKLKDLQRVLENEKVSGAEKESLLNEELTSLKQRLDEIMENEKSFKEEFSKKEIKLQEVCRSLETEKDDLEEQLMNQLAQVNGSIAGYQQEAAESRDRVADLQRELEKTERERAELEAVVASERDRSARLEEDKRQAQRERAEAEAEAGKQRELEQKLKSAQRVKEGSQSRARQLEELLREKQLEVRQMQKDCIQYQERISELDKEVKAFLLGKDEMHSELEAANLKITKITEERTRLESELTMFKGKLDVAQGEANKALADKKATEQTAEQRETELKAEAERILDEVRYRLGAELKQMELRLEQAYNDRDREKQATLEARKIAEDLDRYAQEMQARLDESLARLAAFSRSMSSLQNDRDRVLDEAKQWENRFHSTLQGKEAELREAESRAKNLSEQLRTEITEKEKLQNSLERLEKAEEQWQLELAEAEKKHSESVATLEKVQGEIQQRLSETEAILAQKSSQLSFLEAETEGLRNRTKALDEAVSKLQSEASQARAEIKERETEERRLCLSLEQLETDLRSSKSLTETLQAELAEKEKREVELLGEKEQDVIQAVEEARKEADSRAEEAERQLEERRSAMRDLEEKLHKAQDDANLSKTKLDTFTKAMGSLQDDRDRVLSQYKQLEERHLQVMMEKDSLIQEAAAENNSLKEELRGLFAQRDDLHAENAKLAAQLHGYRDELKQVLFMKDSQHKQLLSAQLERIGVLETEREEFLAKIEVLERENLVRKGPRLEHEVLSQTGQLLVKTEVVDAPGAEVEKLREQLQAARKQIISLEEKLDSEREAQDTHRKELKELRWEGGILRTEAETAEERVAELAKELVEMEQKLLTEREDSAQLRAQNQAFGQAMASLQESRDQAISENQELHSRLQESQRTGTSSATPSSSTGEVWSLKNALSALQNDRERMVEQLQLQRSELDRLGSGELNRLTQVLEKEKKKGRELEDRMIEQLKDRDAQLERDQKELETLKLECSDWQTQAELLKQQTLTTLSERDQQIRHLKAMLQEAQETAPKLLQEHTRRQGPVSIDSAPGGPLEHSEDHKTECTLLQRRLDEEMELRMTVEEQLSEARDQLKRFTQGEWHSGVPGINSETAVLIEPPEGAITRMRSGGPGVLRMLRGAFCSRQKTPLMVSVYLLTIHLLLLLCMGGYL, translated from the exons ATGTTCAGTCGACTGACCCAAGGAGTGACCTCCGTTCTTCAGGAACTTTCTGGAGAGGAGCGCCCAGGTGGTGATTCTCAG GATGGATTGGTTCCTGAGCCCCTGTCTGACTCTGTCTCCTTCTCTGATGGTGCTGAATGCCCAGAGGACATAATGGAGAGACTCTCTCAAACAGAGCAGCTGGTTGTCCACCTTAAAGAACTAATCAGGGACAAGGACAATCAGCTGGCCAGTGCTGAGAAACTGCTCAAG GATGAAAAGGAACAGGGGGAAGCCAGGTTTACCAAACTGAAGCTGCAGGCAAAAGCCAAGATGGCTGctctaaacaaacaaatctcaGAGCTGAAAGGACAGGAGGGACTAAACACCAGCCAG tcTTCAGAAAGTTCATTCTCTGTGTCTTCGGTTGGCGAGGATGAGCTCCAGCAGCTGAAACTAAAGCTGAATCAGGAAGAGAATTTATCTCAGAGTCTTCAGGAACAGCTTCGTATATCTGAGCATCGTCTTAAAGAGGAGCAGGAGCACCATGCTGAACAG GTGCGAATTCTGCAGGCTGTGGTAAAAGACAAAGATGTGCGCTTCCAGGAACAAATCCAAAAGCATGAAGAGGAGCTTTTAAACCTTTCCGGCCAGGCCTCTAATTATACAGAGCTACATCAG GCTCTACAGGCATCTCAGCGGAGGACAGAGGAGTTAGAGGAATCTCTCCGTTCTCGTTCTGAAGTTCTGGAGATGTTACAACAGGAGTTAAACAGTGCAGATCAGCAGAAACAG ATCCTGACCACACAGTTTAGGCAGATGGAGCTTGAACTTGCAGAATCTCGCAAACTGAGAGACGAAGAGAGGCAGCAGTTGATCAGTTCTGAAGAACAATTAAAAGCCCTCAGATCCAGTCTGGAAACTGCTGAGAAGGAACGAGAACAGGCAATTGCTGCTGTAGAAACAGAGTTAGGCCTAAGGAGATCTGAGCTGGAGGAAACAAGAGAAAAACTGCAAACTATGGGGGAGGAGAAGGAAGAGACTGACAAAAAATGGAAAGAAACTGAGGCTGAGATCAACAAATTAAGAGAAAGTCTGGAAGCTTCTGAGAGGCACAAGGAGGAGCTGACAAATAAGCTTGAACAGGAGTTGGAAAGCAGAGTGTCTGAGCTTCATCGTTTCCAAGAAAAACTCAGtttggaggagaaagagagggaagaaatgacaaaaggagaaagagaagagttgTCTAGACTTCAGACTGAGCTTTCTAACCTCAGAGAAAGGCTGGACACGGGTAAAGAAGAACAGGAAGCTGGACTTCAAGCCATTCAAGCTTTGGAGAAGCTATGGAAAAGGTTTCACATTCTTACAGGACCTGATGAAGAAAAAGAATCACAGCTGTCCATCCCTACCGACCCTGTTCAAATTCTTTCAGTGCTAGAATCCCGTATGGAATTCCTGAGAGCTGAACAACAAGAGAGAGAATTGCACATGTCTCAAATCACCGTCACGATGAAGAGTCTTCAAG AACAACTAGATAGAAGCACTGCCGAAAGAGATGTGGCGGTCTCCAGGACACAGCAACTTGAACAGGACCTCACCAAACTTCAACAACAG GATACTGACAATTCACCCAGAGATCAGATGACTGAGCTCTCTGTGAGGGATTTGGACAGGGCAGACAAAG CTGAAGGGGCGGATGACCAAAACTCAGGTGATACATTACACAAAGAGAAAATACTTAATCTGGAGCAACAGCTGatggagagagagcaggagctTTCTGTTCTGAGGGAAAAGCTTATTTTTGCTGAGCAGCAGAGCCAAAAAATTTCAGAAGCAGGAAATGCTGACTATGGAGATTCTGAAAACACTACTGATGTGCCAGGTATGCCTGACAGGGTTCCAGATCTTGAAGATACTCAAGAGGAAGAAACAACACTTATTGCAATAGAGACTTCTGGAATGTCAACCTCtgttttgtccttgtctccTGAGAATGAGAGTAGTCGTGAGATTACTGGACCACAACCTGAATCCCCTGAAGAATTAAAAGCAGCGTCATCAGATGAGATGGTAACCAGCAGTGACTCAGAAGTTGCTCATAGTAGCTGGACACTTCTGGAGGCTATTAGTCAAGATGGTGCTCAAGAATGGACTCCACAGGTCCAAAATATTGATGCCCTCCAACTTTCCACACAGTCCTGGGAGGAAACTAGTGAAGAGCAGGTTACATCTACATGCTCTATGGTTGCAGTAGAGTCATCTTCTGTGATTATCCATGAAACAGTACAGGTACAAATTAGTCAGCAAGAGGCAAATTTGCTGAGAAGTGATTCTGGTCCTGGTCAGGCATTTGCACACATTCTGGCTGAGGAACTTCAGAAAAAATACAGTGAACTACTGGCTGAACTTCAGCAGCTGAAAGATACAGCCTTTGAATCTCAGGAGAAAGTACATCTACTGGAAGAAGAACTGAAGTCATTGACAGCTGTTAAGGAAGAGGCAGAAGCAAGGGCCCAAAAGTATGAAAGAGACTTGATAGAAGCAAGGGCAGAGTTTCATCAAGAGGCAGCTCAATTGAATTTAGAGACAGATCAGCAGAACAATGTGAAGCAAATTCTGGAGGAACAGTTGGAGTGCTTGCAAAcaaaggcttgctccatggaTCAGATGATTGAAGCTCTACAGGCAGATCTGAAAGAGGTCCAACAAAAACTGACTGAGAAAGAAGGTCAGGCCATGACACTTGGTGACCAATTGGATAAGAGAGAACGTGCCTTCTCTGAACTAGAGAAGAACTTATTTGACATGGAGGCAAAAGTTCAAGAAGCATCTCAAGAGGTGGACATTGCTAAAGCTGCTATCTTGGAAAAAACGACTGTCATAGAGGACTTGCAAAAACTTGTTTCCCAGAAAGAGCAGGAGATAATGGAACTCAGTGATACCATGACTGCCAAACTGCTCCAAGAAACTGAGGAAAAGTTTGCAATATCCAGTGAAGTCAAAAAGCTGAAGGAACAGATGTTAGAACTGGAGAATACATCAGATAACCAGCAGAAagggaaagaagaaaaaatagcTGATGAAAGTGATGAATTGATCACTTTGCGAAAGGAGAATGAGAATTTGGCCACTCAAATAGTAACCATGAAAAAGGATGGAGATCAGGTTAAACGAAAGTTGCAGGCAGCTTTGGTCCAGCGCAAGGAAATGCTGAAAAAGATTTCAGAGTTTGAGAAAGCAGCAGAGGGAGGCAAACAAAAAAGAGATATAGAAGAAAATATCATTCCACAtacagaggagagagaacaaGAACTAGAACAGGAACTACAGAAACTTGAAGCTCTATTGCAAGAGACAAGGGAGGTCTTAAACTCCAAAGAAGAAGCTTTGACTATCTTGGAGCAGAAAACAATAACCCAAGATCAAGCACTAGCTGAGGCACATGTTGAAATCCAGCGCCTAATGGAAGCAGCTACAATGAGCCAAAACGAACAAGATATGTGGCAAGttaaagaagatgatgataaaCTCAGGGTGCAAATTTCCAGCATGGAATCTGAGATTGAAACATTGCAGAGAAAGCTTCAAGAGGCTGTGGATTCTCGTAAAGACACTCTCCGTAAAGCAAAAGAGAAGGACCGACATCATCGTGAGCAGCTGAGGCAACAAAAGGAAGAGTACAGTAGCCTGCTGGAACGCTTCAaagctgaagatgaagaaaaaacTGAGCTACAAAAGCGCCTGAAAGACCTTGAAAGCATTTTGGAATCAAAAGAGCAGGCAGATAAAGAGAAGCTTCTAAATGTGGAAGATGAGCATAAGATTGCTTTAGAGAATCAGGACAAACCAGTATCAGGGGATTGGGTTCAGGAAGACTGGGTGGATTTTGCTGCACCCGAAACTGAATTTAAACAGCAAAGATTAACTGGTGAGCAACTACCACAGTGTACATTAGAAGATCATGAGGCTGTGATTAATTCCCTTCAGGAAGAAATTAAAGCTAAGCAAGCTGCTCATGTAGACCTAGAGATACGTTTTCAAGAGACCCAGGGCATTCTGTCTCTCAAGGAGAGTGAGTACCTTGAGCTGAACAAAGAGCTGGAGACTTTGAGAGCAAAGGAGAGACAAATAGATGCCCTTTCAGAAGAACTGAATACTCTGAGAGAAAGGTGTCATCAGGCAGAAGCCCATGCAGAAATGTTGAAGGCAGAAGTGGAagaggctgcagctgtggctaAAAGAAGTCTGTCTGAAGCAGAGTCTCCAGTAGCAACTCTTCAGTCTGAGATAGAGGAGTTCAAGCAGTTTCTGCAAAGCAAAAACGATGAGATCATTGACCTAAGTCAGCAGCTCAGTGAACAGAACACCCTTCTACAAAGGATGCAAGAGACTGTGTTGGAGAAAGATCAGCTGATCACTTCCTTGCAAGAGGGACTGAGAGCTGAGCAAGAGAAGAGCCAAAAAATAGAGTCTGAAATTCCACAACGGCAGGAGGAAGATAAAGAGAACAGTGCTCGTCTGCAGCAACTTCAGCGCAAGTTGCAGGCTGCTCTGGTATCACGAAAGGAAGCTCTTAGAGAAAACCAGGCTCTGAAAGATGAACAGGCTGCTGTTGAGAAGATGAGATTAGAGCTGCAAGCAAAAGTTGAGAATAGTGAGACAGAGTTGAGAAGGCTGAAAGCAGAAAAAGAGAAACTGATTGAAGAGGTAGATCGGGCCTTGCAAGAGAACCAAAGTCTTGGCGCTACTTGTGAGAGTCTTAAACTTGCTATGGATAGTTTGTTGAGTGAAAAAGATGCATGCCAACGACAAGCTAAAAGTGTCAAAGAAGAAGCTGATGGAGCTCGTACGCAATGGGAGGAAAAAGTACAAAGCATGAAGGATGACTATGAAACCTTGCTTAAATCCTACGAGAATGTGAGTGATGAGGCTGAGCGTGTTAGGAAGGTACTTGATGCTGTAAAACAGGAGAGACAAGAAATTGCTACCAAGGCCAGGGTCCATGAGGCTGCCAAACAAGAGGCAGAGAGGATAGCAGAAGAGTCTCAGAAGGAAGTAAatgaagtaaaagaaaaaatgagGAAGTTTGCCAAGGCAAAGCAACAGAAGATCTTGGAACTAGAGGAGGAAAATGAGAAGCTCAGAGAAGAAGTAGAGAAGAAAGTCCCCAAAGAAATGGACACTGGCTTGAAGCAAGaacttataaaaacaaaaagtgaTTTAGAAGCtctaaaaattacatttgaaattGTGGAGGCTGAACGAAGTTCTCTTGAGCAGGAAACTAAAGAACTGAAGCAGCAACTGGCTGAGGAAATTGATAGAAAGAACAGTGAAACTATGAACATGAGCTCCTCTGAAGTTATTATTAAGGAAGAAGTGGCAGCACAGCAGTCAAGCTCTGGTTTGCCTATGAATCATGTGGATCTACCTAAtgattttactcaaacatctaaTTTCGAACAAGGATCAGAGGTGTCAATGATGGTCATGCACAAGCAAGAAGCTATGACTGATTTGACGGATAgtgcacacacagaaagagaggagagaataaaggcactggaggcagCTCTAGAAATTGCAGAAACTAAGCTAAAGGACTTGCAAAGAgtgcttgaaaatgaaaaagtgtCCGGGGCTGAGAAGGAATCTTTGCTGAATGAAGAGCTTACTTCTCTTAAGCAGAGACTTGACGAGATAATGGAAAATGAAAAGAGTTTTAAGGAGGAGTtttctaaaaaagaaataaagcttCAGGAGGTTTGCAGAAGCTTGGAAACAGAGAAGGATGACCTTGAGGAACAGCTAATGAACCAGTTGGCCCAGGTCAATGGCAGCATTGCCGGTTATCAGCAGGAGGCAGCTGAGAGTAGAGATCGTGTTGCCGATCTGCAGAGAGAATTGGAGAAAacggagagagagcgagcagagTTGGAAGCTGTGGTTGCAAGTGAAAGGGACCGGTCCGCAAGACTAGAAGAAGATAAAAGGCAGGCCCAGCGAGAAAGAGCTGAGGCAGAGGCAGAGGCAGGCAAGCAGAGGGAGCTGGAACAGAAGCTGAAATCTGCACAAAGAGTTAAGGAAGGTAGCCAGAGTCGAGCTCGACAACTTGAAGAGCTTCTTAGGGAGAAGCAGCTGGAAGTCCGACAAATGCAAAAGGACTGCATACAATACCAGGAAAGGATCAGTGAACTAGACAAAGAGGTCAAGGCATTTTTGCTGGGAAAAGATGAGATGCACAGTGAGCTTGAGGCAGCCAATCTGAAGATTACAAAGATCACAGAAGAAAGGACCAGGCTTGAATCAGAGTTGACAATGTTTAAAGGGAAGCTAGATGTGGCTCAGGGTGAGGCTAACAAGGCACTAGCAGACAAAAAAGCCACTGAACAGACAGCAGAGCAGCGTGAAACTGAGTTAAAGGCAGAAGCTGAACGAATCCTTGATGAAGTAAGATATCGTTTGGGGGCAGAGCTTAAGCAGATGGAACTGAGGCTGGAGCAGGCCTACAATGACAGAGACAGGGAAAAACAAGCAACTCTGGAGGCTAGGAAAATTGCAGAAGATTTGGATAGATATGCCCAGGAAATGCAGGCACGCCTGGATGAGTCATTAGCAAGGTTAGCTGCCTTTTCACGCTCCATGTCTTCCCTTCAGAACGACCGTGATCGCGTTCTGGATGAAGCTAAGCAGTGGGAAAATCGTTTCCACAGCACCCTCCAGGGTAAGGAGGCTGAACTGCGGGAAGCCGAAAGCCGAGCTAAGAACTTGTCTGAGCAGCTTCGGACAGAGATtacagaaaaagagaaacttCAGAATTCACTAGAAAG ATTAGAGAAAGCAGAGGAACAGTGGCAACTGGAGTTGGCAGAGGCAGAGAAGAAGCACAGTGAATCTGTTGCTACTCTGGAAAAAGTACAAGGAGAAATTCAACAGAGATTATCTGAAACAGAAGCAATATTGGCCCAAAAAAGTTCCCAGCTTTCATTTCTGGAAGCAGAGACTGAAGGACTACGGAATAGAACTAAAGCTCTAGATGAAGCAGTGAGCAAGCTTCAGAGTGAAGCCAGCCAAGCCAGAGCTGAAAtcaaggagagagagactgaggagaGGAGACTTTGCTTGAGTCTAGAACAACTTGAAACAGACTTGCGTTCCTCTAAGAGTCTCACTGAGACACTTCAGGCAGAGCTGGCTgagaaggagaagagagaagTGGAACTCCTGGGTGAGAAGGAGCAAGATGTAATTCAG GCTGTGGAGGAAGCAAGGAAGGAAGCAGACAGCAGGGCAGAGGAAGCCGAAAGACAGCTGGAGGAGAGACGTTCAGCCATGAGAGATCTTGAAGAGAAGCTCCATAAAGCTCAGGATGATGCCAACCTCAGTAAAACCAAACTGGACACTTTCACAAAGGCTATGGGATCCCTACAAGATGATCGTGATAGAGTACTCAGCCAATACAAACAGCTGGAGGAGCGACATCTCCAG GTAATGATGGAGAAAGACAGCCTAATTCAGGAGGCTGCTGCTGAGAATAACAGTCTGAAGGAGGAGCTCCGTGGTCTTTTTGCACAGCGTGATGATCTCCACGCTGAGAACGCAAAGCTGGCCGCTCAGCTTCATGGTTATAGGGACGAGTTGAAGCAGGTTCTCTTTATGAAAGACTCCCAGCATAAACAGCTGCTTTCAGCTCAGCTTGAGCGCATTGGAGTGTTGGAAACGGAGAGAGAAGAGTTTCTGGCCAAGATTGAGGTtctggagagagagaatttggTTAGAAAGGGTCCCAGATTAGAACATGAGGTCTTGAGCCAAACTGGACAGCTCTTAGTAAAGACAGAGGTAGTTGATGCCCCAGGTGCAGAAGTCGAGAAACTCCGGGAACAACTTCAAGCTGCCAGGAAGCAGATTATCTCACTAGAAGAGAAGCTTGATTCTGAAAGGGAAGCCCAGGATACCCACCGtaaagagttaaaggagctacGTTGGGAAGGTGGCATTTTGAGGACTGAGGCTGAAACTGCAGAGGAAAGAGTAGCAGAACTGGCAAAAGAATTGGTAGAAATGGAGCAGAAACTATTAACAGAAAGGGAAGATTCAGCCCAGCTCAGAGCTCAGAATCAGGCCTTTGGTCAAGCTATGGCCTCTCTGCAGGAGTCAAGGGATCAGGCTATCAGTGAAAACCAAGAACTCCACAGCCGTCTGCAAGAAAGTCAGAGGACAGGGACCTCGTCTGCAACCCCTAGCAGCTCAACTGGAGAAGTTTGGAGTCTGAAGAATGCTCTCTCAGCTCTCCAGaacgacagagagagaatg GTAGAGCAGCTGCAGCTTCAGCGCAGTGAACTGGATAGACTTGGATCTGGAGAGCTGAATAGACTCACTCAGGTcctggagaaagagaagaagaagggaAGAGAGCTGGAGGACAGAATGATAGAACAGCTGAAGGACAGAGATGCACAGCTGGAGAGAGACCAAAAGGAACTGGAGACACTCAA gcTGGAGTGTAGTGACTGGCAGACACAGGCTGAACTCTTGAAGCAGCAAACACTTACCACTCTCTCAGAACGAGATCAGCAGATTCGCCATCTCAAAGCCATGCTGCAGGAGGCTCAAGAAACTGCCCCCAAACTCCTGCAGgaacacacacgcagacag